TGGTTATAATGGGGGTATCATTGTTTGGCAGTTTGTGATTGAACAGCTCGGTAGGAGAATGATGGCTGATCGAAACAAGAAAGATCATGAATAACGTGGTGAGATAGATGCGTAAAAATTTGCTCAATCAACTTATGAGGCAAAAGCAGTATTAACCAGGCTATAGTAATAAGTTATCGAGAAACCAAAATTAGTACTATTATTCATTTATATATAAAAGGTGGAAAGAAACTAGTATTTATGATAATATACTTATGGATCTTCCAAATTTTAGAAATTGAGGAAGGTATGAATGTTTAGAAAAAGGGTAATAGTACTAATCTTGGCTATTTCGACGTTGAGTTTTTTACTTCCTTCTGGTGCTTTTGCTGCTTCAAATATTTCAAATCTTGAAATCGATCAACGGATCATTTATCCGGGCGATGATGGTATAGTAGAACCACAAGGAATCAAAAGATGGATTGCGCAGCAAACAATTAAGGCAGTAGCTTGGGCATTAAGGAACGGAGGTTCATTAATAGACGATATCGCTAGTCAACTCGGAGCTAAAGAAGCGAAGTATTTTACAAAGCATCTTGATGATATTGCTGATGTATTAGACGAGCTTGCGAAACAATCCCAAGTTCTTGAACAGACTATCATTGATCAGATTGCAGGGGCTCTTTACGACCTGGGTGTACCTCTTTCGACAGCCCGAACAATTGCCAACATATTTACATTCTTGGCATTCTGAAAATGTGAAGATGAGGAGCGTATTATGTCAGACTTCAGTGAGACATTGGAAGAAAAAGTAGAAAGGCTTGAATATTACATCGATCTTCTGCGGGATTACATTGTTGATCAAGAACATTTTATTTTTTGGGATTGGGCGATCTCACACAGGCTAAACAGGGAAGAGGTTAGAGCAATTATTGATGTTGCCAAGGAATACAACATGAAATTACTGCACTCAAATGAAGACAATCAAGATTTATCTCTTGAAGCTTTTACCGAAGAGATTAAGAAAATTCTCACAGTCAGAAGATCTGATGCTTCTTTTGAAGTAGACAAAAAGTTTGTATTGCAGATGATTAGAAGACTGTCAAATATGAAGATTTGCAATCAGCTTGCAGACTTCTATTTAAAGGGCAAGTAGTATTGGCTGAGATGTCCAGTATTAAACCTAAATTTCGAAAGTAACATGCTCTAAAAACATGAAAAGTGCCCCGAATCTTTGGTAGAATGGTGTTTACCTACAACATCACCCACAAAGAGAGGAGCACCCTTAAGGTGAAGTCTAACACAACTATTAGTAAAATGAAAACACAATTTTCG
The Insulibacter thermoxylanivorax DNA segment above includes these coding regions:
- a CDS encoding DUF1878 family protein encodes the protein MSDFSETLEEKVERLEYYIDLLRDYIVDQEHFIFWDWAISHRLNREEVRAIIDVAKEYNMKLLHSNEDNQDLSLEAFTEEIKKILTVRRSDASFEVDKKFVLQMIRRLSNMKICNQLADFYLKGK